One Triplophysa rosa linkage group LG21, Trosa_1v2, whole genome shotgun sequence DNA segment encodes these proteins:
- the emd gene encoding emerin (Emery-Dreifuss muscular dystrophy) isoform X2, whose protein sequence is MASLSDKSDKEIGQLLDEYGIKHGPIVDSTRKLYEKKLKEAMAKNTNPSSSDKTFYREEQEEVEYVTYQPQQFTMHDGSGDVIRRSKVGDSNFAHDTRSSQYTNFRDDYTQKPIISQTRATYQTSPPGPSVSKTSQLSASSENKSGGVPGWLRVLVFLVIAVFLYYVYSTMEPEEEGPFKKIQ, encoded by the exons ATGGCCTCTCTAAGTGATAAGTCTGATAAAGAGATCGGTCAGCTGCTCGATGAATATGGCATCAAACATGGACCCATAGTAG ATTCCACACGGAAACTCTATGAGAAGAAACTGAAAGAAGCCATGGCCAAAAACACTAATCCATCCTCATCTGACAAGACATTCTACAGAGAAGAAC agGAAGAAGTGGAATATGTTACTTATCAGCCT CAGCAGTTTACTATGCATGATGGATCTGGGGATGT CATAAGAAGGTCAAAAGTTGGTGATTCAAACTTTGCTCACGA TACAAGATCATCTCAATACACTAACTTTAGAGATGATTACACCCAAAA GCCCATTATCAGCCAAACTCGAGCAACCTATCAGACTTCTCCGCCGGGCCCATCAGTTTCCAAAACCAGCCAGCTAAGTGCCAGTTCAGAAAACAAATCTGGCGGTGTTCCGGGGTGGCTTCGTGTCTTGGTGTTTCTTGTCATTGCTGTATTTCTTTATTACGTGTACTCGACCATGGAGCCTGAAGAAGAaggtccctttaaaaaaattcagtAG
- the emd gene encoding emerin (Emery-Dreifuss muscular dystrophy) isoform X1, whose product MASLSDKSDKEIGQLLDEYGIKHGPIVDSTRKLYEKKLKEAMAKNTNPSSSDKTFYREEQEEVEYVTYQPQQQFTMHDGSGDVIRRSKVGDSNFAHDTRSSQYTNFRDDYTQKPIISQTRATYQTSPPGPSVSKTSQLSASSENKSGGVPGWLRVLVFLVIAVFLYYVYSTMEPEEEGPFKKIQ is encoded by the exons ATGGCCTCTCTAAGTGATAAGTCTGATAAAGAGATCGGTCAGCTGCTCGATGAATATGGCATCAAACATGGACCCATAGTAG ATTCCACACGGAAACTCTATGAGAAGAAACTGAAAGAAGCCATGGCCAAAAACACTAATCCATCCTCATCTGACAAGACATTCTACAGAGAAGAAC agGAAGAAGTGGAATATGTTACTTATCAGCCT CAGCAGCAGTTTACTATGCATGATGGATCTGGGGATGT CATAAGAAGGTCAAAAGTTGGTGATTCAAACTTTGCTCACGA TACAAGATCATCTCAATACACTAACTTTAGAGATGATTACACCCAAAA GCCCATTATCAGCCAAACTCGAGCAACCTATCAGACTTCTCCGCCGGGCCCATCAGTTTCCAAAACCAGCCAGCTAAGTGCCAGTTCAGAAAACAAATCTGGCGGTGTTCCGGGGTGGCTTCGTGTCTTGGTGTTTCTTGTCATTGCTGTATTTCTTTATTACGTGTACTCGACCATGGAGCCTGAAGAAGAaggtccctttaaaaaaattcagtAG
- the LOC130571806 gene encoding ninjurin-1-like: MEEEKQALNGSGKEEVPDTGKGHRPFNMNHYATKKSAAQSMLDVALLMANSSQLKTVLHAGPNKSFYIPLILLISLSIALQIIVGVLLVLIVKNDLNDVGKQSRLNNMNNVATVIVFFIVIVNIFITALGFESGRQGVMTHAAVSQTQTVVSFTPNST, from the exons ATGGAGGAAGAGAAACAAGCTCTCAATGGCTCCGGAAAAGAAGAG GTTCCTGACACAGGAAAAGGACATCGTCCCTTTAACATGAATCATTACGCTACTAAGAAGAGTGCAGCACAGAGCATGTTGGATGTGGCGCTGCTAATGGCGAACTCATCTCAACTAAAGACAGTACTGCATGCAGGACCTAATAAATCCTTTTATATTCCTCTCATTTTGCTGATCTCACTGTCCATCGCACTGCAGATCATTGTTGGTGTCCTACTAGTCTTAATTG TGAAGAATGACCTGAATGATGTTGGGAAACAGTCAAGGCTCAACAATATGAATAATGTGGCCACTGTTATTGTGTTCTTTATTGTGATCGTCAACATTTTCATCACAGCGCTGGGATTTGAGTCGGGAAG ACAGGGTGTAATGACTCATGCTGCAGTCTCTCAGACACAAACTGTTGTCTCGTTCACACCAAACAGCACATAA